One Triticum dicoccoides isolate Atlit2015 ecotype Zavitan chromosome 3B, WEW_v2.0, whole genome shotgun sequence genomic window, CCGCCCTCTCCCGCAAGTGCACGGCCGCCTCCGCCGTAGACAGCGGTACGCACGCACGACCCCCCTCTCTCTCGCTAGAACCCCATGTCCCAGTTGTTTCTTCTGTATCTTGATCTCAATTTCTTTGCCTATTCCCTTCACCAGAGAAGAAGCAGCAGAAGCTGTCCGACATCCAGGCTGACGTGCAGGAGTCTAAATCGCTGGTAAGAACCGGCTGATCTCTCTGCAATTTCTGTGTTGGCCACGAAGGTGAAAAACTACGGCAGTCCTGCTCACTCCGTCGGGAGATATTTTTTGTTCAGATGCAGCTCACTTTCGCCAAGTCGTCCGACGAAACAGCGAACTACTTCATTCCTCCTCTCCGCTATGAGCAGCACGCGGCCATCGACGACTCCATATGCAGTGCACTTGCAGGCGCCGTCTCTTGCATCTTCAAAATTTGTTTGGCAGGCGCCGGTGTTCTGGTTCTATTACAGCTCAGGACCTTTTTTCTTCAGATTTTGCCTGTGTGCAGCACTACAGTTTTGATGTCGTTCGGTGTACCGTTAGTTAGATAAAAAAATCTCCTATGTTGTTCACTTAAGAAAaaccagagaagaaaagaaaagaaaacaactcTGAAACAAATTAACTTCTTAAGCAGTCCCGCATCTGCCATGGAGTAAACGCACTACAACACCCGGACAACTGCGCTGCATGAAGATCCTGGGCGAACTGCTCTCCTGGGTGTCCTTCGAAAGCAGCTGACACCTGATTCAATAGCAGCCCCGTGCAGTTCAGAAAAAGTTATCCCTTGCGTGCGTTCACAACAGTTTGAAGTGCAGTGGATGTGGTTCCTTTAGTGCTACAATGCAATTTTGGGTTTGTGTTTCTGTACTTCGCTATGATTTAGTATGTAAAAATAGGGAAAAGAAAAACCATGTAATTCCTTACTCTCGACAACGCAGTATAGATTTGACTTGTGTGCGGATTTGGAACATGAAAATAATGCAGTTCCGGAAAGTTTGGTGCAGTGCAAAATCCACTACGAATTTGGAACATCAAACAAAAATGCATTTAAAAAACATGAAAAATGCAGTGCACTTTGGTCTACCAAAAAGTCCACTACAAAAGGACTTTTTAGCACACACCTTTTAAAAAATGCATTTAAAAAATCATGCAAATGCGGTGCACTTTGGTCTTGAAAAAAGTCCACTGGGAAGGACTCCTCAGCACAGTCCATTACAAACAAAATGTatttaaaaacatgcaaaaaatgcaGTGCACTTTGGTCTGTAAAAAGTCCACCACGAAGGACTTTTTCAGTACACACATTTTAAAATAAAAATGCATTTAAAAATTCATGCAAATGCAGTGCGCTTTGGTCTTGAAAAAAGTCCACTATGAAGGACTTTTCGTACAATCCATTTAAAACAAAAAATGCATTTAGAAACCATGCGGCTCGCTTGCCCCGTTgctcgtccgatgcagtgcggttttcattctaAAGCAGTGCGGTCGGttgtatgatgttgttcatcccataagtgcaaaaaaattgttacgaaAGCGAAAAAAGTAATGTGGATCACTTCTTGATAGtattgtggttcatttacacccgatgtgaagtgcactctactttctcgtccttgaaaaaattacgtttgaataaaatAAACCATGTAGTTCTCTAacacgtctgatgcagtgcggttttttcgtccgatgcagtgtggttttcagtcggatgaagtacccacgtcgatttggttgtcgcgaaaaacagagtgtccgcatttcggtaaatttaaaactgctcttaaaccgtaacgaattagatagagtgttctacatgaaaaagttgcgcctcgtcgatacctttccaacggcgtatcatttgaatcattccgacaagcggtttgtaAAAAATTTCACAAAAAACAGTAGCTGCCACTCATCGTCCGCcaaacgattttcaaaattaacttaaaaccataaggaatctcaaaaacattgcaACATataaagttgcgcctcgtccatagcttttcaacgatatattgcatgcctcgtttcgacaaacagttagaaaactggagcaaaaacagtatcgaaaatttcaaaaaatttgaaaaacagagttccgcgatttagtaaatttgaaactgctcttaaaccgtaatgaattagagaaagatttatatatgaaaaatatgcacctcgacgatatctatccaacggcgtatcatttgcttcgttccgacaagcggtttagaaaaaaagcgaaaaaacgctcgctgccactcgtcatccgccgcactatttttaaaactgctcttaaaccgtgtggaatctcgaaaagtgttcaacatgtcgaagttgtgcctaatccatagcttttcaatgatatattacacgcctcattccgataaacggttaaaaaattagagcgaaaacagtaccaaaaaataacgcgtgcagtt contains:
- the LOC119277887 gene encoding uncharacterized protein LOC119277887 — translated: MAQSLPPPPWIHAALACSTIGRCPVQHRPARPRPAPLRRLHELAPIAGSGRHEPQRGASGGSGRHSRCHHRSLAVHPRDPRASCKHGEESTSWPFAGPHREVHRPHDCSAVDPFMCSEIPAALSRKCTAASAVDSEKKQQKLSDIQADVQESKSLMQLTFAKSSDETANYFIPPLRYEQHAAIDDSICSALAGAVSCIFKICLAGAGVLVLLQLRTFFLQILPVCSTTVLMSFGVPLVR